The stretch of DNA GGCGCCGCCGGTATTTGAACCGGAAACAAGATTGCCACAAGTGTTACGTAACTGTGATCCTGATGGACATGCCATGCGCTCCTGGGTGTCTTCATAAGAAGTTCTGGGTGACGAGTGGAAGAGAGGATGGGCGGAGATCCCAGCTGCCGCAACAGACCGCCCGGTCGGGGGCGTCTGTGCTGGTAGGAGCCGGTTAATTATGTGAAAACAGAGATCAAGTCGTCACTCACGTCACGAGCAGGGCACGTGGAGGTCACACTTGAGCGGATTATTCCGATGAGCGCCTTTCTGCCTTGCAATTCCCTTACTGGAAGGTGCCATGATTCGGCCATGAACACTGTCAGTACCCCGACTCCGCCCCCAGTTGCCCCGGCTAGGCGGCGTGGACCCGGGCGCCCCCGAGCGGGCAGTGAGGACAAGCGCGTGCGCATCCTCAACGAAGCCGTGGTTCTCTTCGGAGAGCACGGGTATGCCGGCACCTCCCTGGCCGACATCGCCAACGCAGCAGATATTTCCAAGGCCGGACTGCTGCACCACTTCTCCTCCAAGGACGAGCTCTTCGCCAAGGTGCTCGAGCGCCGTGACCAGGAGGACGCCCTGAGCATCCTCGTGGACTCCCCGGCCACCGAGGAGGACGTCGTCGAGGCCCCCGTTGACACCGTCGGCAACCTGGACACCCTGGGTGCCGCCGACCCCGCCGGGGAGTTCGAGGTCGATCCCTGGGCGCTGCTGGACCGCTACATCGAGCTGCTCGAGCGCAACGTCGCCCATCGGGACCTCACGGCGATCTACACCGCCACGGCGGTCTCGGTCCTCGACGCCGCGCACCCCGCGCACCGTTGGATGGCCGACCACCTCAACGGTGCCGTTGAGCGGTTCGAGTCCAGCTTCGAGGCCGGCAAGGCCGCCGGGCTCGTGGACCCGCAGATGCCCTCACGTCTCGTGGCGCGCAGCCTGGTCGCCCTCACCGACGGGCTCCAGCTCCAGTGGCTGTGCTCGACGACGCCCGAGACGGCCGCCTCGGAGTCCCTGGGCACCGACCTGGTGGCGGAGATCCGCCTCTACGCCGACTGCCTGCGCAGCCAGTGGGAGCTCCAGGAGACACCGGAGACCCCGCAGCGGCCCAAGGCCGCCTGAAGACCGGGCACCGGGCGGCTGAGACCGCCACCTGACCATCCTCAACGAATCCCTACCGTCCCATCCGGCTCGGGAACCCCGTGGTTCCCGGGCCGGTCCTACGTCTGGTGGCCGCGGCGCTGGCCGTGAGCGCGGCCGCCCGTCATTCCGGACGGCGCTCCACAACCCCGTCGGTGCTCGTCAGCGCTGCGCCCACAGCAGCAGGTGCGGGGTGATCGAGGCCAGGTCCGGGACCACGACGAGGCCGGGATCGGCCGGGAAGTGCTTCTGCGCCCCGATCTGCACGACGTGGATCCCGTTGCCCCTGGCCGAGGCCGCTCCGGTCGGGGAGTCCTCAACGACGACGCAGTCCTCGGGCCGCAGGTCGAGGCGCTCGACCGCCGTGGCGTAGGGCAGCGGGTCCGGCTTGGCCCCGACGCCGTCGTCACCGGTGACCAGGACCGCGAAGACGTCACCGAGTGCGGAGGCCACCTTCTCGACGATCTTGCGCGGCGAGGCCGAGACGATCGCCTGGGCCAGTCCCACCTCCGCCAGTGCCGAGGTGATCCGCAGGGCCCCGGGCAGCAGGGGCGGCGCGGCGGCCACGGAGGCCTCGACATCGTGTGCGATCGCCTCGAAGACCTCCTGCGTGGCCGGATCGTCCCAGGAGCTCGTGGCGCCGGTGGCGGCGATGAGCTCGCGGGCCTTGCGGATCGAGGCGCCGGTCATCTGGGCGACGAGCTCGGGGCGCGGGTCGCCGCCGAGGGACTGGCAGTGGTGGATGAAGGCCTCGTCCCAGAAGGGCTGGGAGTCCATGAGGGTGCCGTCCATGTCCCACAGGACGGCACGCACCGTGAAGTTGGGAGTGGGGGTTGTTGTCACGGGAACCAGCCTAACGGTTACGTGCGCCAGCGCACAGGCGGAGGTCTGCGGCGGCGCGCAGCGACCCAATCTCTTGCCGCTCAGGGTTATGCGCCGCGTCGTCGTCCTGGCAGACTTCCACCAAGCCGCCGGCCGGCGCACGTGCCGGATCCAGCCGGGCCGGGCGAGTGGCGGCGGATCCGAAGGGGCCGGGAGGAGACGGGGTGAACGACACCTACAGGACCACGATGGAAGACGTGGCCCGGGCCGCGGGCGTCTCGCGCACCACCGTGTCCTTCGTTCTCAACAACCGCGACGGCGCCCGTATCGCCCCGGAGACGCGCGAACGCGTTCACCAGGTGGCTGTCGAGCTCGGCTACCGACCACACGGCGGGGCACGCGCCCTGGCGTCACGACGCTCCTCCCTCATCGGACTGGTCTCTGAGATCGTCACCAGCCCTTTCGGCGCCGCGACGATCCGCGGGATCCAGGACACGGTGCGGCGCGCCGGCTACACTCTGTTCATCGTGCCGACCTCCACCGAGGCGGAGATGGACTCCGACGCCTTCGAGACCCTCCTGAAGTCCCGGGTCGAGGGCATCATCTACGCCACCGGGTGGAATTGCCGGGTCCGTATGCCCGTGCAGGCCCGCGAGATTCCCACCGTTCTGGTCCACTGCATCGACCCGGTCTCCGGCCTGCCCTGCGTGCGCCCCGACGAGGAGCAGATGGGACGCCTGGCCGCCCAGGCCCTCCTGGAGGGACACCACCGGGACATCGGCGTCATCGAGCTGGACCCGAACGACGGTGAGGCGGCGCCCGGCCGGCGCGCCGGCTGCGAGGCCTACCTGGAGCGGGCCGGCATCCCCTGGAGCACCGTGAGTTCCGCCATCGGCCACGGCACCACCAGGGGCGGGTACGCGGCCGCCGCCCGTCTCCTGACTGATCACCCGTGGCTCACCGGCCTGGTGTGCGGCAACGACCGCATGGCCATGGGTGCCTACGACGCCATCCGCGAGCGGGGCCTGCGGGTGCGCGAGGACGTGGCCGTCATCGGGATCGATGATCAGGAGCTCATCGCCGACCAGGTCCACCCGGCCCTGACGACAGTGGCCCTGCCCTTCGAGGAGATGGGGCAGGTGGCCGTCTCCCACCTGCTGGACCTCATGGCGGGCGAGGAGGTGCCCGCCGAGACACTCCTTCCCGGGCAGATCATCCGCCGCTCCTCGGCCTGACAGCGCGTCGCACCGCCTCACCTGCCTGGCACTGCCTGACGCAGCCGGCCCGGTCGCGAGGGGCGAAGGTAGCGCTCAGGCCTGCCGACGGCGCAGGCGCAGCACGTAGGCGCCGGTCGCGGTGGCGAGCGTGGCCAGGACGCCCAGCGTCACAGAGGCGCCGGTGCGGGCCAGCGGGAACCCGCCCGACGTGCCCTTGCCGGCGGCCGCCGCGGCTGGGCTCGCCGCCCCTGCGGCCTCCGCCTGACCGTGGCCAGCCGGC from Actinomyces sp. Marseille-P3109 encodes:
- a CDS encoding TetR/AcrR family transcriptional regulator, which produces MVLFGEHGYAGTSLADIANAADISKAGLLHHFSSKDELFAKVLERRDQEDALSILVDSPATEEDVVEAPVDTVGNLDTLGAADPAGEFEVDPWALLDRYIELLERNVAHRDLTAIYTATAVSVLDAAHPAHRWMADHLNGAVERFESSFEAGKAAGLVDPQMPSRLVARSLVALTDGLQLQWLCSTTPETAASESLGTDLVAEIRLYADCLRSQWELQETPETPQRPKAA
- a CDS encoding HAD family hydrolase, producing the protein MTTTPTPNFTVRAVLWDMDGTLMDSQPFWDEAFIHHCQSLGGDPRPELVAQMTGASIRKARELIAATGATSSWDDPATQEVFEAIAHDVEASVAAAPPLLPGALRITSALAEVGLAQAIVSASPRKIVEKVASALGDVFAVLVTGDDGVGAKPDPLPYATAVERLDLRPEDCVVVEDSPTGAASARGNGIHVVQIGAQKHFPADPGLVVVPDLASITPHLLLWAQR
- a CDS encoding LacI family DNA-binding transcriptional regulator — translated: MNDTYRTTMEDVARAAGVSRTTVSFVLNNRDGARIAPETRERVHQVAVELGYRPHGGARALASRRSSLIGLVSEIVTSPFGAATIRGIQDTVRRAGYTLFIVPTSTEAEMDSDAFETLLKSRVEGIIYATGWNCRVRMPVQAREIPTVLVHCIDPVSGLPCVRPDEEQMGRLAAQALLEGHHRDIGVIELDPNDGEAAPGRRAGCEAYLERAGIPWSTVSSAIGHGTTRGGYAAAARLLTDHPWLTGLVCGNDRMAMGAYDAIRERGLRVREDVAVIGIDDQELIADQVHPALTTVALPFEEMGQVAVSHLLDLMAGEEVPAETLLPGQIIRRSSA